In uncultured Cohaesibacter sp., a genomic segment contains:
- a CDS encoding TRAP transporter large permease gives MANAADIGLIMLISIPILLAIGVPISVSMGIGSVLAMTTIFGFDRMAITAAQRIFAGINSFSLLAIPFFVLAGIIMTNGGIAQRLINFAKAVIWFIPGALIQTNIVANMLFGAISGSGVAAAAAIGGAIGPQQKNEGYDPNVAAAANIASAPAGMLIPPSNTFIIYSLASGGASVAALFVAGYGPGILWGLGCMIPALFFARKAGYKSEKLGSFKDNLKITIDAVPSLFLIFVVVGGIISGIFTPTEASCIAVVYVTILSFIYRTITVDMIPQFLLATVKTTAMIIFMIGVSAIMGWIMAFAKIPNIIASSLLSVTDSPVLIMVIMNIVMLLLGCVMDPTPAILIFAPIFLPIALSLGFDVVHFGVLMVFNLCIGTITPPVGPILFVGCRIADLKIEQVVKPLLPYFLILTALLMVVTFVPEISLMLPRAAGLMN, from the coding sequence ATGGCAAACGCAGCTGATATCGGCCTTATCATGCTTATCTCCATACCGATCCTGCTGGCGATCGGTGTGCCCATCAGTGTCAGCATGGGCATTGGCTCGGTGCTGGCCATGACCACCATCTTCGGCTTTGACCGGATGGCAATCACCGCAGCACAGCGCATTTTTGCCGGCATCAACTCCTTCTCCCTGCTGGCAATCCCCTTCTTTGTCCTCGCTGGCATCATCATGACCAACGGCGGGATCGCGCAAAGACTGATCAATTTCGCCAAGGCGGTGATATGGTTCATTCCCGGTGCGCTGATCCAGACCAACATCGTTGCCAACATGCTGTTCGGCGCCATCAGCGGCTCCGGTGTGGCAGCCGCAGCCGCCATCGGCGGTGCGATCGGCCCGCAGCAGAAAAACGAAGGCTATGACCCGAACGTGGCAGCCGCAGCGAACATCGCGTCTGCACCCGCCGGCATGCTCATTCCTCCGAGCAACACCTTCATCATCTACTCGCTTGCCAGTGGCGGAGCCTCCGTTGCGGCCCTGTTCGTGGCAGGCTACGGCCCGGGCATCCTGTGGGGGCTGGGCTGTATGATCCCTGCCCTGTTCTTTGCCCGCAAAGCAGGCTACAAGTCCGAAAAACTCGGCTCCTTTAAGGACAACCTGAAGATCACCATTGATGCCGTCCCCTCGCTCTTCCTGATCTTCGTGGTCGTCGGCGGGATCATCTCCGGTATCTTCACGCCAACCGAAGCCAGCTGTATCGCCGTTGTCTATGTCACGATCCTGTCTTTCATCTACCGCACCATCACGGTGGACATGATCCCGCAGTTTCTGCTGGCAACCGTCAAGACAACCGCAATGATCATCTTCATGATCGGCGTTTCCGCCATCATGGGCTGGATCATGGCCTTTGCCAAAATCCCGAACATCATCGCAAGCTCGCTTCTGAGCGTTACCGACAGCCCGGTTCTGATCATGGTCATCATGAACATTGTCATGCTGCTGCTCGGCTGCGTGATGGACCCGACACCGGCAATTCTCATCTTCGCGCCGATCTTCCTGCCCATCGCGCTGTCCCTCGGCTTTGACGTGGTGCATTTCGGCGTGCTGATGGTCTTCAACCTCTGCATAGGAACCATTACACCGCCGGTCGGGCCCATATTGTTCGTGGGCTGTCGAATAGCGGACTTGAAGATCGAACAGGTTGTCAAACCTCTGCTTCCCTACTTCCTGATCCTGACCGCCCTGTTGATGGTTGTGACCTTTGTTCCGGAAATCTCTCTCATGCTGCCTCGCGCAGCAGGCCTGATGAACTAG
- a CDS encoding YhcH/YjgK/YiaL family protein: MIYGSLENLSLDEANLPANILEGLRFIANSDVMSLPLGRHDIDGDRIFALVQEYESKSLEDARPEAHKRYLDIQYVAKGKELIGIAQLAKAPAMSEDLLAEKDVCFFASVPDESMLCLSEGSYAVVYPWDVHRPGCAAGEPTMVRKVVVKIAL; encoded by the coding sequence TTGATTTATGGTTCTCTTGAAAACCTGTCTCTGGATGAGGCCAACTTGCCGGCCAACATCCTGGAAGGCCTTCGTTTCATCGCCAATTCCGACGTGATGTCCCTGCCTCTGGGACGCCATGACATCGATGGCGACCGGATTTTTGCACTGGTGCAGGAATACGAGTCCAAGTCGCTTGAAGACGCCCGCCCCGAGGCACACAAGCGCTATCTCGACATCCAGTATGTCGCCAAGGGCAAGGAACTGATCGGCATTGCCCAGCTGGCAAAAGCCCCTGCAATGTCCGAAGACCTGCTGGCTGAAAAGGACGTCTGCTTCTTTGCATCCGTGCCGGATGAAAGCATGCTCTGCCTTTCCGAGGGCAGCTATGCCGTTGTCTATCCATGGGATGTGCACCGCCCCGGTTGTGCCGCTGGCGAACCGACCATGGTGCGCAAGGTCGTCGTCAAGATCGCCCTCTGA
- a CDS encoding ABC transporter permease encodes MLSLISYLRTAIPTYAMPVALLIVIGLFGVLAPVFLTPANFTAIIYQMSITGIMAVCMTFVIMTGGIDLSVGPVLASSGLVVFFLLHIAHFPLLPAVVLGVLTGAVTGAISGFVIALFNLPAMIVTLGMLSIVRGSALLAGGPDLHLVREQPGFEFIGNGFLFGIPFAIWIFVAVSLLLIFIQTRTTFGLQVAAVGDNERAAYLSGRRVKLVKMMTYVICGMGAALAGIIQSSQVHTAAATYGEFGTELDVIAAVVLGGASLLGGKGSVARTILGVLFLAVLNNGFNILNVPIDYQLIIKGGIIVIALSLTEWANSKIA; translated from the coding sequence ATGCTGAGCCTGATTTCCTACCTCAGAACCGCCATCCCGACCTATGCCATGCCGGTCGCGCTGCTGATTGTCATCGGCCTGTTTGGCGTTCTGGCACCGGTGTTCCTGACACCGGCCAACTTCACGGCCATCATCTATCAGATGTCGATCACCGGCATCATGGCGGTCTGCATGACCTTTGTCATCATGACCGGCGGCATCGACCTGTCGGTTGGGCCGGTGCTGGCATCATCGGGGCTGGTGGTCTTCTTCCTGCTTCATATTGCCCATTTTCCGCTGCTTCCTGCGGTGGTCTTGGGCGTTCTGACCGGAGCCGTCACCGGAGCCATCAGTGGGTTCGTCATCGCGCTGTTCAACCTGCCTGCGATGATCGTGACGCTTGGCATGCTGTCCATTGTCAGGGGGAGTGCGCTCCTTGCCGGTGGGCCGGACCTGCATCTGGTGCGTGAACAGCCGGGTTTCGAGTTTATCGGCAATGGCTTCCTGTTCGGCATTCCCTTCGCCATCTGGATTTTCGTAGCGGTCAGCCTGCTTCTGATCTTCATCCAGACGCGGACGACCTTCGGGCTGCAGGTGGCCGCTGTTGGTGACAATGAGCGGGCGGCCTATCTTTCGGGGCGTCGGGTCAAGCTCGTCAAGATGATGACCTACGTCATCTGTGGCATGGGGGCGGCGCTGGCCGGTATCATCCAGAGCTCGCAGGTCCATACCGCGGCGGCAACCTATGGCGAGTTCGGCACGGAGCTGGATGTGATCGCTGCTGTCGTGCTGGGCGGTGCGAGCCTGCTGGGTGGCAAGGGGTCTGTGGCCCGTACCATTCTGGGCGTGCTGTTCCTTGCGGTGCTCAACAATGGCTTCAACATTCTCAATGTGCCGATCGACTACCAACTGATCATCAAGGGAGGCATCATCGTGATTGCGCTGTCCCTTACGGAATGGGCCAACAGCAAGATCGCCTAG
- a CDS encoding response regulator transcription factor encodes MTARSILIVEDDLLHREFLRKVVSNPDMGFVDVQEASDGEEGLALALKFRPDAIILDLQIPKITGVDVAKAIWARFPDLPIMFWSNYADEAYVRGVAKVAPSNTAYGYLLKSSSSDRLERAMRGIFEDRQTIIDYEVVGIQKRAKNSYHALTDAEYEVLLDIALGLTDSAISERRNISMRTVQSRLQSIYAKMGISEVPSSKGGAVFNRRNRAVVLALMARQINSKTLEALNNELAFDD; translated from the coding sequence ATGACAGCACGCTCGATACTGATCGTTGAAGATGACCTGCTGCATCGGGAATTCCTGCGCAAGGTGGTCAGCAATCCGGACATGGGCTTTGTCGATGTGCAGGAGGCCAGTGATGGCGAGGAGGGTCTTGCGCTGGCGCTCAAGTTCCGTCCCGATGCCATCATTCTCGATTTGCAGATTCCCAAGATAACCGGTGTCGACGTGGCCAAGGCAATCTGGGCCCGTTTCCCCGATCTGCCGATCATGTTCTGGTCGAACTATGCCGACGAAGCCTATGTGCGCGGTGTTGCCAAGGTGGCGCCATCGAACACCGCTTATGGCTATCTTCTCAAATCCTCGTCGTCCGATCGGCTTGAAAGGGCCATGCGGGGGATTTTCGAGGACCGACAGACCATCATCGACTATGAAGTGGTGGGCATCCAGAAGCGGGCCAAGAACAGCTATCATGCCCTCACCGACGCGGAATATGAGGTGCTGCTCGATATTGCGCTGGGGCTGACGGACAGTGCCATTTCGGAACGGCGCAATATCTCGATGCGCACGGTGCAAAGCCGGTTGCAGAGCATCTATGCCAAGATGGGGATCAGTGAGGTTCCGAGCAGCAAGGGTGGTGCGGTGTTCAACCGGCGCAACCGGGCGGTCGTTCTGGCCCTGATGGCGCGGCAGATCAATAGCAAGACCCTTGAGGCGCTCAACAACGAACTGGCGTTTGACGATTAG
- a CDS encoding TRAP transporter small permease, whose translation MHAIKRWADRILATTCTILCGLLVVAVTWQVIGRFFFNSSGAVSEELAKIMFVWFVLLGAALLFGEKGHMAIEFGLDIMPPRTQTIFQIIISILILGFITSILLIGGIDAVQRTMRQTNAAIPYIKTGQIYLALPLCGGFSVFYCLYNIWNDFRTLVGMNQGQPSRAEG comes from the coding sequence ATGCATGCGATCAAGCGCTGGGCTGACAGAATTCTGGCGACGACTTGCACAATTCTCTGCGGACTTCTGGTGGTTGCCGTTACCTGGCAGGTCATCGGCCGCTTCTTCTTCAACAGCTCCGGGGCCGTATCCGAAGAGCTGGCAAAGATCATGTTCGTTTGGTTTGTCCTGTTGGGCGCAGCCCTTCTCTTCGGCGAAAAGGGACATATGGCCATCGAATTCGGCCTCGATATCATGCCCCCCCGAACGCAGACCATTTTCCAGATCATCATCAGCATCCTGATCCTCGGCTTCATCACGAGCATTCTGCTCATTGGTGGGATCGATGCAGTGCAGCGGACGATGCGCCAGACCAACGCCGCCATTCCCTATATCAAGACGGGACAGATCTATCTGGCTCTTCCCCTGTGCGGTGGTTTCTCGGTCTTCTACTGCCTTTACAACATCTGGAACGATTTCAGAACCCTGGTCGGAATGAACCAGGGCCAACCAAGCAGAGCGGAGGGCTGA
- a CDS encoding TRAP transporter substrate-binding protein, producing MKHFSAIAAFAGMGALALSAVYSATPALAETVFQVAFNQPESHPQFKAMQKFGEALAARTNGEYKVEVYPNELLGAQKEAIEMTQTGTIAMSLAAASLLESWNPDFVVFNLPYMFDSIEQQRKVVNDPAIVGDLYHSVEDQGIVVLAAFHGGVRNVYRKSGPVTKPADLGGDKIRVMQSDTNIEMMNLMGGNGIAMGQGEVYTAIQTGVLDGGENNEIVYSSLKHSEIAPFYSYTQHLMMPDYLIMSADIYNDLPDNVKQIFAEELPKAVDYEFSSFAEAVSVAKADAEKAGAKFNEVDLQSFRDAVKPLTEKKLSSDVTKKIYAQIHGE from the coding sequence ATGAAGCATTTCAGTGCAATCGCTGCATTCGCAGGCATGGGCGCTCTCGCGCTCTCTGCCGTCTACAGCGCAACCCCGGCATTGGCTGAAACCGTATTCCAGGTTGCTTTCAACCAGCCTGAATCCCATCCGCAGTTCAAGGCCATGCAGAAATTCGGCGAAGCCCTTGCTGCACGCACCAACGGCGAATACAAGGTTGAAGTCTATCCGAACGAGCTGCTGGGCGCCCAGAAAGAAGCCATCGAGATGACCCAGACCGGCACCATTGCGATGTCTCTGGCAGCGGCAAGTCTTCTGGAAAGCTGGAACCCTGACTTCGTTGTCTTCAACCTGCCTTACATGTTCGACAGCATCGAGCAGCAGCGCAAGGTTGTGAACGACCCTGCCATCGTTGGCGATCTCTATCACTCCGTTGAAGATCAGGGCATCGTTGTTCTGGCAGCCTTCCATGGCGGCGTTCGCAACGTATACCGCAAATCCGGTCCGGTGACCAAACCGGCTGATCTGGGTGGCGACAAGATCCGCGTCATGCAGTCCGACACCAACATCGAAATGATGAACCTGATGGGCGGCAACGGCATCGCAATGGGTCAGGGCGAAGTTTACACCGCCATCCAGACCGGCGTGCTTGACGGCGGCGAAAACAACGAGATCGTCTATTCTTCCCTGAAGCATAGTGAAATCGCTCCGTTCTACTCCTACACCCAGCACCTGATGATGCCGGACTATCTGATCATGAGCGCCGACATCTACAACGACCTGCCGGACAACGTAAAACAGATCTTCGCTGAAGAGCTGCCGAAGGCTGTCGACTACGAATTCTCGTCCTTCGCCGAAGCCGTATCCGTTGCAAAGGCCGATGCTGAAAAAGCTGGTGCAAAGTTCAACGAAGTTGATCTGCAGTCCTTCCGTGACGCTGTCAAGCCGCTGACCGAAAAGAAACTCAGCAGCGATGTCACCAAGAAGATCTACGCACAGATCCACGGTGAATAA
- a CDS encoding SDR family oxidoreductase: MNPYDVTGQKAIVTGGTRGLGKGMAEVLLEAGVEVVIFGSGASVKDVAREFCDRGFACHGLTVDLADAKARAEGFDKALELLGGDLDILVTAAGVQKRHKSEEFPLEDWNAVLEVNLTAVFDLCQRAARVMLPKGRGKIVNIASLLSFFGGFTVPAYAASKGGIAQLTKALSNEWASKGICINALAPGYMATDMNSALLADEGRNAEISARIPTHRWGTPEDMKGPLLFLASGASDYVNGTIIPVDGGYLGR, translated from the coding sequence ATGAATCCATATGATGTAACCGGCCAGAAAGCCATTGTAACCGGCGGCACCCGCGGCCTTGGCAAGGGCATGGCCGAAGTATTGCTCGAAGCCGGGGTCGAGGTTGTGATTTTCGGCTCTGGCGCCAGCGTCAAGGACGTTGCCAGGGAATTCTGCGACCGCGGCTTTGCCTGCCACGGTCTGACCGTTGATCTCGCCGACGCCAAGGCCCGTGCCGAAGGCTTCGACAAGGCCCTGGAACTGCTCGGTGGAGACCTTGATATTCTGGTCACCGCCGCTGGTGTCCAGAAGCGCCACAAGAGCGAAGAGTTCCCGCTTGAAGACTGGAACGCCGTGCTGGAAGTCAACCTCACGGCCGTCTTCGACCTCTGCCAGCGCGCCGCCCGTGTCATGCTGCCCAAGGGCCGCGGCAAGATTGTCAACATCGCCTCGCTGCTAAGTTTCTTTGGCGGCTTCACCGTGCCCGCCTATGCTGCCAGCAAGGGCGGCATCGCCCAGTTGACCAAGGCCCTGTCCAACGAATGGGCCAGCAAGGGCATCTGCATCAACGCCCTGGCCCCCGGTTACATGGCAACGGACATGAACAGTGCCCTGCTCGCCGATGAAGGACGCAACGCCGAGATCTCGGCCCGCATTCCGACCCATCGCTGGGGCACCCCTGAAGACATGAAAGGGCCGCTGCTGTTCCTCGCATCGGGCGCTTCCGACTATGTCAACGGCACCATCATCCCCGTCGATGGCGGCTATCTGGGTCGTTAA
- a CDS encoding ATP-binding protein produces MTEQTSIPATFSTDQVINITRAIAGRVGYQAVIDAMSEEIQGILPHNHFDVVILDEAKENLVAYETGIQTEWGGINRKNVSTSPIRDILLGKVDYLITPNAMEDTRFNNPSMFNRPIFEHTLRSRLHVQVRVAGELIGALSISSTRPGLYSLQHIENAKLLSDLIGPYFFALWQSELVRVSEIERVKEAARLEGLRTGARYVTDELERARAQIGMDLHDQALADLSRTLRWLGSVDELDRDELDELKEELGSCLLGLRQIVDDAKPTVLEMFGLMEAVEAQLDRQIKTARQEIDVALVDQSDGRIDELPLSLRIVFYRILQEAGNNAIRHSGCSHLLVTFRSDDDRLFISFRDNGCGYQQENYASRGGMLNMQIRASLVGAKVRFSCPGEPAELTISYSRKQDAGEPIAL; encoded by the coding sequence ATGACAGAACAAACGTCCATCCCCGCGACATTTTCGACAGATCAGGTCATCAATATTACCCGCGCGATTGCCGGTCGTGTCGGCTATCAGGCCGTTATCGATGCGATGAGCGAGGAGATCCAGGGGATCCTGCCGCACAATCACTTCGATGTGGTGATTCTGGATGAGGCCAAGGAGAATCTTGTCGCCTATGAAACAGGCATCCAGACCGAGTGGGGAGGGATCAACCGGAAGAATGTCTCCACCAGCCCGATCCGTGACATTCTGCTGGGCAAGGTGGATTATCTCATCACCCCCAATGCGATGGAGGACACCCGCTTCAACAATCCTTCGATGTTCAACCGGCCGATCTTTGAACACACGCTGCGTTCGCGTCTGCATGTTCAGGTCAGGGTGGCCGGTGAACTGATCGGTGCGCTGTCGATTTCGTCCACTCGTCCCGGTCTCTATTCCCTGCAGCATATCGAGAATGCCAAGCTGCTGAGCGACCTTATCGGCCCCTATTTCTTCGCGCTGTGGCAGTCGGAGCTGGTGCGGGTTTCGGAAATCGAGCGGGTCAAGGAAGCAGCCAGGCTCGAAGGCCTGCGTACCGGAGCGCGCTATGTTACCGACGAGCTGGAGCGGGCCCGCGCGCAGATCGGCATGGACCTGCACGACCAGGCGCTGGCCGATCTCTCGCGCACGTTGCGCTGGCTGGGGTCGGTGGATGAACTTGATCGCGATGAGCTGGATGAACTCAAGGAGGAGCTCGGCAGCTGCCTTCTGGGGCTCAGGCAGATCGTTGACGACGCCAAGCCGACGGTGCTGGAGATGTTCGGCCTGATGGAGGCGGTGGAAGCTCAGCTTGATCGCCAGATCAAGACGGCGCGGCAGGAGATCGATGTCGCGCTTGTCGACCAGTCGGACGGTCGCATCGACGAATTGCCGCTGAGCCTCAGGATCGTTTTCTACCGCATCCTGCAGGAAGCGGGTAACAATGCCATTCGCCATTCGGGCTGCAGCCATCTTCTTGTCACCTTCCGAAGCGACGATGACAGGCTGTTCATTTCCTTCCGCGACAACGGCTGTGGCTATCAGCAGGAAAACTATGCCAGTCGCGGCGGCATGCTGAACATGCAGATCCGGGCATCTCTGGTCGGGGCGAAGGTGCGCTTTTCCTGTCCGGGAGAGCCTGCGGAGCTGACAATTTCCTATTCGCGAAAACAGGATGCAGGGGAGCCGATAGCGCTATGA
- a CDS encoding alcohol dehydrogenase catalytic domain-containing protein — protein MKALVYTAPHKVEVQDVPEPKGRSGAAKVKMHYCGICGSDIGIFAGKHPRAKAPLVLGHEFVGTIEEIKDGSGRLAVGDRVVAYPLISCGECLACRTGHPHVCKSLKLIGIDMDGGIADHAWIDEDVLFKVPDTMTDKIAALVEPLAVVVRSLHQARFNVLDSTVVTGAGPIGVLTAIVLKHSGASRIVVSDVDQARLDVCKELGLETVNVKDTSLVDYINDSTNGEGVDIVFECSGAPSSAAEMTKITRIGGTICMTGIHKEPRPVDLRDMNFKEQNLIGSRVYTKNEFEVSVAYAQTIAEDLAKVVTQVVPLTQSEGIFDMIADPAVNTVKVLVDCQA, from the coding sequence ATGAAAGCGCTAGTTTATACGGCCCCGCACAAGGTTGAAGTTCAGGACGTTCCGGAGCCCAAAGGTCGTAGTGGAGCAGCCAAAGTGAAAATGCACTACTGCGGCATTTGCGGATCGGATATCGGCATTTTCGCAGGCAAGCATCCGCGCGCAAAGGCTCCTCTCGTGCTGGGCCATGAATTCGTCGGCACCATCGAGGAAATCAAGGACGGATCTGGCCGCCTTGCCGTCGGCGACCGCGTTGTTGCCTATCCGCTCATTTCCTGCGGCGAGTGCCTTGCCTGCCGCACCGGCCATCCGCATGTCTGCAAGTCGCTCAAGCTGATCGGCATCGACATGGATGGTGGCATCGCCGACCACGCCTGGATCGATGAAGACGTGCTGTTCAAGGTTCCGGACACCATGACCGACAAGATCGCCGCTCTGGTTGAACCGCTCGCCGTGGTCGTTCGTTCCCTGCATCAGGCCAGGTTCAATGTGCTCGATTCGACCGTTGTGACCGGCGCCGGACCGATTGGCGTCCTCACCGCCATCGTCCTCAAGCATTCCGGCGCTTCCCGGATCGTCGTTTCCGACGTGGATCAGGCCCGCCTCGACGTCTGCAAGGAACTCGGTCTGGAAACTGTCAATGTCAAGGACACCAGTCTGGTCGACTATATCAATGACAGCACCAACGGCGAAGGCGTCGACATTGTCTTCGAATGTTCCGGCGCTCCGAGCTCGGCAGCCGAGATGACCAAGATCACCCGCATCGGCGGCACCATCTGCATGACCGGCATTCACAAGGAGCCGCGCCCGGTTGATCTGCGCGACATGAACTTCAAGGAACAGAACCTGATCGGCTCGCGCGTCTACACCAAGAATGAATTCGAGGTCTCCGTCGCCTATGCCCAGACCATTGCCGAAGATCTGGCAAAGGTCGTCACCCAGGTTGTTCCGCTGACACAGTCCGAAGGCATCTTCGACATGATCGCCGACCCGGCCGTCAACACGGTCAAGGTCCTCGTTGACTGTCAGGCTTAG
- a CDS encoding C-terminal binding protein, whose translation MKVIVSDCDHESMQIETDVLAKAGLGFTHMAARTQDEVIEQCKGGNIILNQYGKFDERVFTALPEVKQIVRYGVGVDNVDLAAATRHGVQVCNVPDYGMHEVSDHALALMMALIRKIPATVSHTRNRDWDFRKMAPIRRITEMTIGVLGAGRIGGLFARKVLPLGKEVLVCDLNKKDLESRIPGVRQVDISELLARSDVLSIHCPLSDETRNLINDERLKSMKQGAFVINTARGGIVDEEALADLLEAGALGGAALDCVAQEPINKKSRLLDMDNVFLTPHMAYYSEESSAELKRKVAEEAVRFAKGEPVHYPVNTL comes from the coding sequence ATGAAAGTCATCGTTTCCGATTGCGACCACGAGTCCATGCAGATCGAAACCGACGTGCTCGCCAAGGCAGGGCTCGGTTTCACGCACATGGCCGCACGCACCCAGGACGAAGTCATCGAGCAGTGCAAGGGTGGCAACATCATCCTCAACCAGTATGGCAAGTTCGATGAGCGCGTCTTCACTGCCCTGCCGGAAGTCAAGCAGATCGTCCGTTATGGCGTAGGCGTCGACAATGTCGATCTCGCAGCGGCCACCCGCCACGGCGTTCAGGTCTGCAATGTGCCCGACTACGGCATGCATGAAGTCTCCGACCACGCCCTTGCCCTGATGATGGCCCTCATCCGCAAGATCCCGGCAACCGTTTCCCATACCCGCAACCGCGACTGGGACTTCCGCAAGATGGCCCCGATTCGTCGCATCACCGAGATGACCATCGGTGTGCTCGGTGCGGGCCGCATCGGTGGACTGTTTGCCAGGAAAGTCCTGCCGCTTGGCAAGGAAGTTCTGGTGTGTGACCTCAACAAGAAAGATCTGGAAAGCAGAATTCCGGGTGTTCGACAGGTCGACATCAGCGAACTTCTCGCCAGATCGGATGTGCTCTCGATCCATTGCCCGCTCAGCGATGAAACGCGCAATCTGATCAATGACGAGCGGCTCAAGAGCATGAAGCAGGGCGCTTTCGTCATCAATACTGCTCGCGGCGGTATCGTCGACGAAGAAGCTCTTGCCGATCTGCTTGAAGCAGGTGCACTGGGCGGAGCTGCCCTTGACTGTGTTGCTCAGGAACCGATCAACAAGAAATCGCGTCTTCTCGACATGGACAATGTATTCCTGACCCCTCACATGGCCTATTATTCCGAGGAATCTTCTGCTGAGTTGAAGCGCAAGGTTGCCGAGGAGGCCGTACGGTTTGCGAAAGGTGAACCCGTCCACTATCCGGTCAATACGCTTTAA
- a CDS encoding sugar ABC transporter ATP-binding protein, with protein sequence MSKQILLEGRKLSKTFGRFVALQETDFAIHAGEVHGLCGSNGAGKSTLIKILTGAHRPTGGEVYVNGTLAPAGSPLAMLELGVACIYQHSNLIPALTVLDNVFLGRPPKTKLGFIDATEQRRKAEALLEKYNIDLDLDAQVSTLATVKQKEVEILKALALDAQVILMDEPTAWLSHSEVRKLHDTIARLRALGVGLVYISHVLDEVFQVCDAVTVMRDGAVVWNGSIDEITRPELVDRMVGNDLGEASRSVAAEPRHPKGTGEVLLSARDLGMTNTFEDISFDLYKGEILCLTGLIGSKRTELLHSIFGSAKFSAGTLDVLGQSVRYSSPSEAIEAGIGFVPEDRLRDGLLLDHSVSDNLIFAALDKVSRWGFWNNKAIRDLTERQIRDLNVKPADGSKIVKRLSGGNQQKVLLGKWLEIEPKILFLDEPTVGVDVGAKAEIYAILRKLRAQGTAILLVSSDMEEVMAIADRIAVMVSGRMTMTCAADDITQEELVLQISGGNK encoded by the coding sequence ATGTCCAAACAGATCCTTCTTGAAGGCAGGAAACTGAGCAAGACCTTCGGGCGCTTTGTTGCCCTGCAGGAGACCGACTTTGCCATCCACGCGGGGGAAGTTCATGGCCTTTGCGGCAGCAACGGTGCGGGCAAGTCGACCCTGATCAAGATCCTCACCGGGGCGCATCGGCCAACCGGTGGCGAGGTTTATGTCAATGGCACATTGGCCCCGGCGGGTAGTCCGCTGGCCATGCTGGAGCTTGGGGTGGCCTGCATCTATCAGCACTCCAACCTGATCCCGGCGCTTACCGTGCTGGACAACGTCTTCCTCGGTCGGCCGCCGAAAACCAAGCTTGGCTTTATCGACGCGACCGAACAGCGTCGCAAGGCGGAAGCGCTGCTTGAGAAATACAACATCGACCTTGATCTTGACGCTCAGGTGTCGACGCTGGCCACTGTCAAGCAGAAGGAAGTGGAGATCCTGAAGGCGCTGGCGCTTGACGCGCAGGTGATCCTGATGGATGAGCCGACGGCCTGGCTGTCCCATTCGGAAGTTCGCAAGCTGCACGACACCATTGCCCGCCTGAGGGCGCTCGGGGTCGGGCTGGTCTACATCTCCCATGTACTCGATGAAGTGTTTCAGGTCTGCGATGCCGTTACCGTTATGCGGGACGGTGCCGTGGTCTGGAACGGGTCGATTGATGAGATCACCCGCCCCGAGTTGGTTGACCGCATGGTGGGCAATGATCTGGGCGAAGCCTCGCGATCGGTAGCCGCCGAGCCAAGGCATCCGAAGGGGACCGGCGAGGTTCTGCTCTCAGCGCGTGACCTGGGCATGACCAACACCTTCGAAGATATCAGCTTCGATCTCTACAAGGGCGAAATCCTCTGCCTTACCGGTCTCATCGGGTCAAAGCGGACCGAACTGCTGCACAGCATTTTCGGCTCGGCGAAATTCTCGGCCGGAACGCTGGACGTGCTGGGGCAATCGGTGCGCTACTCCTCGCCCTCAGAGGCCATCGAGGCGGGAATAGGCTTTGTACCGGAAGACCGGCTGCGAGACGGCTTGTTGCTGGATCATTCGGTGTCGGACAATCTGATCTTTGCCGCGCTCGACAAGGTCTCCCGGTGGGGCTTCTGGAACAACAAGGCCATCCGTGATCTGACCGAGCGTCAGATCCGCGATCTCAATGTGAAACCGGCGGACGGCAGCAAGATTGTCAAGCGCCTGAGCGGTGGCAATCAGCAGAAAGTGCTGCTCGGCAAGTGGCTGGAAATCGAGCCGAAAATCTTGTTCCTCGACGAGCCGACAGTTGGTGTCGATGTCGGGGCCAAGGCCGAGATCTATGCTATTTTGCGCAAATTGCGAGCGCAGGGAACGGCTATCCTTCTGGTCTCTTCCGACATGGAAGAGGTGATGGCCATCGCTGACCGCATTGCCGTCATGGTATCCGGTCGAATGACCATGACCTGCGCCGCCGATGACATCACCCAGGAAGAGCTGGTGCTTCAGATCAGTGGAGGAAACAAGTAA